One window of the Eucalyptus grandis isolate ANBG69807.140 chromosome 6, ASM1654582v1, whole genome shotgun sequence genome contains the following:
- the LOC104448954 gene encoding probable inorganic phosphate transporter 1-8 — MPLRVLSTLDAAKTQYYHFKAIIVAGMGIFTDAYDLFCIPPITRMLGHIYYKSNNSRIQPAAEAAMLVVALLGTVIGQLVFGWLGDHVGRRRVYGFSLMLMIAGSIGCGFSMGTTQARVLASLGFFRFLLGLGIGGDYPLSATIMSEFANKRKRGAFIAAVFSMQGIGILASSIVTMVVCRIFGRKDDSTNDADIAWRLILMLGVVPTALTYYWRMMMPETARYTALVELNVLQAARDMGRVLDVPLSQIAEVDLVPPSPPSYPLFSRKFFFLHGRDLLACSALWFLIDIVFYSSNLCQSHIFEIKDDGSAFDAAFKVAEFQAKVACYFTIPGYFAAVFLIDRIGRLRIQVVGFVLMAGLYSFCTYLYIKDSKGVLFVMYGMAFFFANCGPNTTTFIVPAELFPARFRSTCHGIAGAAGKLGAMIGAAGFFLISKGGDDPNRDEERTGIEVILITLGGICVTGTAVTMLLTRETMGISLEDNEKEYEGESVQGKCFP; from the exons ATGCCGCTGAGAGTTCTCTCTACACTCGATGCTGCCAAGACACAGTACTACCACTTCAAGGCCATCATCGTGGCAG GAATGGGGATATTCACCGATGCCTACGACCTCTTCTGTATCCCGCCTATCACGAGAATGCTCGGACATATATACTACAAATCCAATAACAGCCGAATCCAGCCTGCCGCCGAAGCAGCCATGCTGGTCGTCGCTCTACTCGGCACCGTGATTGGACAACTTGTATTCGGCTGGCTCGGCGATCATGTTGGGAGGAGGCGTGTGTATGGCTTTTCCTTGATGCTCATGATCGCGGGGTCAATCGGGTGCGGATTCTCCATGGGCACAACACAAGCCCGTGTCTTGGCGAGTCTAGGGTTTTTCAG gTTCTTGCTCGGGTTAGGGATCGGAGGAGACTACCCGCTCTCGGCGACGATCATGTCGGAGTTTGCTAACAAGAGGAAGCGCGGTGCATTCATAGCGGCCGTCTTCTCGATGCAAGGGATTGGGATTCTGGCGAGCTCAATTGTCACGATGGTGGTGTGCAGGATATTTGGCCGGAAAGATGACAGCACAAATGACGCTGATATTGCCTGGAGGTTGATATTGATGCTGGGTGTTGTTCCTACCGCATTAACATATTACTGGCGGATGATGATGCCTGAAACTGCAAG GTACACCGCTTTGGTAGAGCTAAATGTGCTCCAGGCTGCCCGGGACATGGGGCGAGTCCTGGACGTGCCCTTGAGCCAGATTGCCGAGGTAGATCTCGTCCCACCGAGCCCGCCATCCTACCCTCTCTTTTCCAGGAAGTTCTTCTTCCTTCACGGTCGCGACCTCCTTGCTTGCTCCGCCTTGTGGTTCCTCATCGACATCGTCTTTTACAGCAGCAACCTCTGCCAATCCCACATCTTCGAAATAAAAGATGATGGCAGCGCCTTTGACGCTGCCTTCAAGGTCGCGGAGTTCCAGGCCAAAGTGGCTTGCTACTTTACAATCCCCGGTTACTTTGCCGCCGTCTTCCTCATCGATCGTATTGGGCGACTCAGGATCCAAGTGGTTGGATTCGTCCTCATGGCCGGCCTTTACTCCTTCTGCACGTACCTATATATAAAAGACAGCAAGGGCGTGCTTTTCGTGATGTACGGCATGGCCTTCTTCTTCGCCAATTGTGGGCCCAACACGACCACGTTCATTGTGCCAGCTGAGCTGTTCCCTGCGCGATTCAGGTCGACGTGCCACGGGATCGCTGGGGCTGCGGGGAAGCTCGGGGCAATGATTGGCGCTGCGGGGTTCTTCCTGATCTCGAAGGGTGGTGACGACCCAAATAGGGACGAGGAGAGGACAGGGATAGAAGTTATCCTGATCACATTGGGTGGAATTTGCGTGACGGGGACGGCGGTGACCATGTTGCTCACGAGGGAGACAATGGGGATATCGCTTGAGGATAATGAGAAAGAGTACGAGGGTGAGTCTGTTCAAGGCAAGTGCTTTCCATAG
- the LOC104448955 gene encoding short-chain dehydrogenase/reductase family 42E member 1, with amino-acid sequence MHLSENEGIEDNVFVVTGGLGFVGAALCKELARRGAREVRSFDLRLASPWSRDLQDHGVRCIRGDVARKADVDRSLRGADCVFHLASYGMSGKEMLQFGRVDEVNINGTCHVLEACIELGIRRLIYVSTYNVVYGGKEIVNGNESLPYFPLDDHVDHYGRSKSIAEQLVLKSNGRPLKKKKGKHLYTCAIRPAAIYGPGEDRHLPRIVSLAKLGLLVFKVGEPTVKTDWIYVDNLVLALILASMGLLDDIPGTKGQPVAAGQPYFVSDGSPINTFEFLRPILRSLDYDVPKASLSVPHALSLGKVIGVVYTILYPWLNRWWLPQPFILPAEVYKVGVTHYFSPLKAREELGYVPMVSPHQGVASTIAYLQERKRKSLEGPTIYAWLFCIIGMASLFAAACLPEVGPVRYLRALSLFFYQSMWVVRLVLAAAVAAHVGEAIYAWRLAKRVDPANARGWFWQTFALGIFSLRFLLKRAE; translated from the exons atgCATCTGAGCGAAAACGAGGGAATTGAGGACAACGTCTTCGTCGTCACCGGCGGGCTGGGCTTCGTCGGAGCCGCGCTCTGCAAGGAGCTGGCCCGGCGAGGCGCTCGCGAGGTCCGATCCTTCGACCTCCGCCTCGCCTCCCCCTGGTCGCGCGATCTCCAGGATCATGGGGTCCGCTGCATCCGCG GGGATGTTGCGCGCAAAGCTGACGTCGATAGATCTCTGCGCGGTGCTGACTGTGTTTTCCACCTTGCTTCGTATGGCATGTCTGGCAAAGAGATGTTGCAATTCGGTCGAGTCGATGAGGTGAACATTAATGGCACCTGCCATGTGCTGGAAGCTTGCATTGAGTTGGGGATTCGAAGGCTCATCTACGTTAGCACGTATAATGTTGTGTATGGGGGGAAGGAGATTGTGAATGGCAATGAAAGCTTGCCTTATTTCCCTTTAGACGATCATGTAGATCATTACGGTCGTAGTAAGTCAATTGCAGAACAATTGGTTTTGAAGAGCAATGGTCGTCCTCTGAA gaaaaagaaggggaaacaTCTCTACACATGTGCTATCCGTCCAGCTGCAATATATGGTCCAGGTGAAGATAGACACCTTCCTAGAATTGTATCACTGGCGAAGTTGGGTCTCCTTGTATTCAAAGTTGGTGAACCCACTGTGAAGACAGATTGGATTTATGTCGATAATCTTGTCCTTGCTCTTATATTAGCAAGCATGGGTCTTTTGGATGACATTCCTGGGACTAAAGGACAACCAGTAGCTGCTGGCCAACCATATTTTGTATCCGATG GATCTCCGATTAACACTTTTGAATTCTTGCGACCTATTCTTAGGAGTCTAGATTATGATGTACCCAAGGCTTCCCTATCTGTTCCTCATGCGCTTTCTTTGGGCAAGGTTATTGGGGTTGTCTATACCATATTGTATCCATGGTTGAATAGGTGGTGGCTTCCACAGCCTTTCATCCTTCCGGCAGAAGTATATAAG GTAGGCGTTACCCACTACTTCTCGCCTCTTAAAGCTAGAGAAGAGCTGGGCTATGTCCCTATGGTGTCCCCTCATCAAGGCGTGGCCTCGACGATTGCATACTTgcaagagaggaagaggaagagccTCGAGGGCCCTACCATTTACGCATGGTTATTCTGCATAATAGGAATGGCTTCACTATTTGCGGCTGCTTGCTTACCAGAGGTGGGGCCTGTGAGATACTTAAGAGCCCTCAGCCTTTTCTTTTACCAGTCAATGTGGGTGGTCAGGTTGGTACTTGCGGCAGCTGTGGCCGCGCATGTCGGGGAGGCAATATATGCTTGGCGCCTCGCTAAAAGGGTCGACCCTGCCAATGCAAGAGGATGGTTTTGGCAAACTTTTGCACTCGGGATCTTTTCATTGCGTTTTCTGCTGAAGAGAGCTGAGTAG